The Roseofilum casamattae BLCC-M143 genome contains the following window.
GGGAACCATCAGCGGAAAATCAATCGGTTTTAGCATTTCACGAGGTCCGGGAATATCATAAGCGACGGTCGGCAAAGCACAAGCAATTTTTTCCAGAATAGCAAATCCAAATCCTTCCATGTAGCTAGGGAATGCACCGACTGTTGCTCCAGATAATAGAGAGGGAAGTTCTTCGCTATCATAGTTAGGAATAATTTCTATCCAATCACAGGCAGGTAAGTTTAGATCGCGTAAAACCTCTTCCGGACTTAAGCCAGTCCCGAGAAACTTAAATTTCACATCGGGTATTTTGGCTTTAGTACGATGCAAGATCTCCGGCCAATCTCTCGACCCTTTGCGTTGCATCCAATAGCCAATAAATGCGACTTCTTTTCGAGCTAAGCGAGTGCCGGCTGGTTGCACAGCTTGAGTAAATGCTTGTTGTCGTTTTTCCGATAATCCAAAGGGAAAGACGGCAGAGCGATCGCCCATTCCCCAATGCTTTTGGACGTAAATTTTTTCGTCCTGATTGGGAAGATTAATGAGATCGCAAGTTTCTAAGCTGCGCAGATAGTAAGGACGTTCTTTCTCTTTTCTCCAAGAGCGGACCATATTGGCAAGAGGATTGCCTTTTTTGACCTGAGGCCACTTCTTTTGTTCGTACTCGAAGTATTCTTCACACAAGGCATACAATCCTACCGATCGCGATACTAACAATCCTTTAAAATTGAGTTCTGCTTTAGTGAAGGGTAAGTTTCCTTGATGGGCATCGATAATATCAAAGCGATCGCCATTAGCTAAGACAAATTCTTTCGCTTTACTGGAAAAACTGGGGCGCGTGAATTCCGATAGGCGCGAGTTTCGAGCATTCGGAAATGCGTCGTTAATATCAAATTTTTCCACCTTGTGTCCCATTTTTCGGAATTCATCGGCTAACTCCAACTGAACTCTCGGTCCACCTAGATT
Protein-coding sequences here:
- a CDS encoding glycosyltransferase family 4 protein, translating into MMLHMPWNRNLGGPRVQLELADEFRKMGHKVEKFDINDAFPNARNSRLSEFTRPSFSSKAKEFVLANGDRFDIIDAHQGNLPFTKAELNFKGLLVSRSVGLYALCEEYFEYEQKKWPQVKKGNPLANMVRSWRKEKERPYYLRSLETCDLINLPNQDEKIYVQKHWGMGDRSAVFPFGLSEKRQQAFTQAVQPAGTRLARKEVAFIGYWMQRKGSRDWPEILHRTKAKIPDVKFKFLGTGLSPEEVLRDLNLPACDWIEIIPNYDSEELPSLLSGATVGAFPSYMEGFGFAILEKIACALPTVAYDIPGPREMLKPIDFPLMVPAGDVNSFVDKLVEILTLPEAKYEQLSQQCLAFSREFSWPKIAMDQIQIYSQYYTQLN